CTGGAAGAGTTTGCCGCTATTTCTGATCGGATTAGGCAATAGAAAGGCTGAAGGCTGAAGGCTGAAGGCTTTTAGGCCTTTAGCCTTCAGCCTTCAGCCTATCTCCCTGAGTAGTTACACACACTAAGAAGGAGGGGTTATCTTATGAAAGCCGTTATTATGGCCGGAGGATTCGGCACAAGACTTCGGCCGCTCACCTGTAACTTACCAAAACCTATGGTGCCTATGGTCAACCGACCAATTATGGAACATATCGTGCAGCTTTTAAAAAGACATAATATTACCGATATTCTGGCTGTCCTGTATTATCATCCTGAAGTAATTGAGGGTTACTTTGGTAATGGTTCCAAGTTTGGGGTGAAGATAAAGTATGTTGGGGCGGCCGAAGACCTGGGCACGGCTGGCTCAGTCAAGAACGCTGAAGACCAGCTAAGAGAACCCTTTATTATTATCAGCGGGGATGTGATAACCGATTTTGACCTCACGGCGGCCATTCAGTTCCATAAAGCCCGGCAGGCCCTGGCTACCATTGTCCTGACTAGGGTTACCGATCCCTTGAGTTTCGGGATTGTTATTGCTGATGAGGAAGGGAAGATTGTCCGGTTTCTGGAAAAGCCTTCCTGGGGTGAAGTCTTCAGTGATACAGTCAATACTGGCATCTATATCATGGAACCTGAAATTTTTAAATATATCCCTAAAGAAAAGGAGTTTGATTTTTCCAAGAATCTCTACCCGGCTTTGCTGGCCGAGAAACAACCCCTTTACGGTTATATTGCTCAAGGATACTGGCAAGATATTGGTAATTTAGATACCTACCGACGGGTTCATTATGATTGTTTAAAGGGAGAAATTACCCTTGATATCCCCGGCCGGAAACTGGATACGGTTGGTCGTGATATTTGGGTGGGGGAAGGGGCGACTGTTTCCAAACAGGCAACAAATCTGAAAGGCGGGGTGGTCATTGGTAAAGACTGCCGCATTGAGGACGGAGCGACTATTATCGATTCCAGTATCGGAAACAATGTAGTCGTAGAAGGCGGGGCACAGATCATAAATTCCATTATCTGGGACAAGGTTGAGATTGGCCGACAGGCCGAATTAAGAGAGGCCGTAGTTTGCCGGGAGTGTAAGATTAAAGCCAAGGCCTTCTTGGGTAATGGGGTTATTGTCAGCGATGGCTGCACGGTTGGGGTGGAAAGCAACGTGCGGGCCAATGTGAAGATGTGGCCCCACAAAGAAGTGGATAATGGCGCCACTCTGTCCTCCAGTCTTATTTGGGGAGAAAGATGGGCCAGGGTGCTTTTTGGCACCTATGGTGTAAGCGGCTTGGCCAATATCGAAATCACGCCTGAATTTGCCGCCCGGCTGGGAGCAGCCTGGGGAGCCAGTTTTCCCAAGGGTGTCTCCCTTATGACCGCCCGGGATAACGACAAGACCTGCCGGATGATTAATCGGGCCATTATCTCCGGGGTATTGAGCAGCGGCGTAAATATGAGAGATATAAGCACTGTCCCTATTCCGGTAGCTCGATATCAGGTCCGAACCTCCAATGAACAGGGGGGCCTTCATGTTCGAAGGGCCCCTTATGATCCGAGATTGATTGAAATTCGGTTCTTTGATTCTCAAGGGATTGACATCCCGGTGAGTAAGGAAAAGGCCATCCAGCAGCTCTTTTTCAGAGAAGACTACCGACGGGCCAGGATAGAGGAGGTAGGAGACCTTTCTTTCCCTTATCGGGTGGTGGACTACTACAAAGAAGGATTTATAGACTGCATTGATACGGAGTCCATTGCCAAAAGTAATTTTAAGTTCGTGATCGATTATGGTTTCTCTGATGCCAGCACTATTTTCCCCTCTGTTCTGGAAGAACTCGGCTGTCATGTAGTGGCCTTGAACGCCCATCCTGATCCGGCCAGGGTAAAAAGAACTCAAGAAGAGATGGATCAAAGCCTTAAACAACTATCCGATATTGTGGTCAGTCTCCGGGCTGATATCGGCTTTATGTTCGATCAAGAGGCCGAGAGGTTGTTTCTGGTAGATGAAGGGGGGTATATCCTTCCGGATAACCTGGCTACGGCGGTAATGGCTAATCTGGTTTCCAGGTGCCACCCTAAAGCTACTATTGCTGTTCCGATAAGTGTTACCAGGATTATCGAAAAAGTGACCAGGGGAAAGGTGAAACGGACTAAAACTACTCCCCGGGCCATAATGGAAGAGACTGAGAGCTATATGGTTAGCAATGGAAATGGCGGCTTTATCTTCCCCCAATTTCAACCGGCCTTTGATGCTATGTTTGCTTCGGTTAAGACCCTTGAGTTCATGTCACAACTGGGTGTCAAATTGAGCAAGCTGGTGAAGGCTATCCCGCCTTTCTACTGTCTCCACGAACGTATCCCTTGCTCCTGGGAAAGAAAAGGCGCCATTATGCGCATGCTGATGGATATGACTAAAGATAAAGAGGTCGAACTGGTGGATGGGGTTAAAGTCAAGGAAGGGGATGATTGGGCCCTCTTTCTGCCGGATCCGGACCGCCCTATCTTTCACATTCATGCTGAATCAAGCTCGATAGATAAGGCTAAGGAATTAGCTGACCGATATATTGTTCAGATAAGGGAACATTAGGCGATACGTGGCAGAAGGTAGGCGGGGGCGAGGTGATTACTCATTATGGAAGCCAGTTTCGCCCTCTGATTACCATAATGCCGAAAACCACTTTGGCTAATTGGATATTGGCTCTTTGGCTATGGGCTTCCCTTAAGCGTCCTTTCCATCTCCCTCTCCATTACTTTTCGCTTCAGATCCTCCCGTTTATCATAAGCCCGTTTGCCCCTGGCTAAAGCCAATTCCAATTTTACCCGGCCTTTTTCAAAGTATAACTTCAAAGGAATAAGGGCGAATCCTCGCTCGGTTACTTTTCCATATAGCCGCTTGATTTCAGCCCGATGAAGAAGCAGTTTTCTGGGTCTTTT
This portion of the bacterium genome encodes:
- a CDS encoding mannose-1-phosphate guanyltransferase; its protein translation is MKAVIMAGGFGTRLRPLTCNLPKPMVPMVNRPIMEHIVQLLKRHNITDILAVLYYHPEVIEGYFGNGSKFGVKIKYVGAAEDLGTAGSVKNAEDQLREPFIIISGDVITDFDLTAAIQFHKARQALATIVLTRVTDPLSFGIVIADEEGKIVRFLEKPSWGEVFSDTVNTGIYIMEPEIFKYIPKEKEFDFSKNLYPALLAEKQPLYGYIAQGYWQDIGNLDTYRRVHYDCLKGEITLDIPGRKLDTVGRDIWVGEGATVSKQATNLKGGVVIGKDCRIEDGATIIDSSIGNNVVVEGGAQIINSIIWDKVEIGRQAELREAVVCRECKIKAKAFLGNGVIVSDGCTVGVESNVRANVKMWPHKEVDNGATLSSSLIWGERWARVLFGTYGVSGLANIEITPEFAARLGAAWGASFPKGVSLMTARDNDKTCRMINRAIISGVLSSGVNMRDISTVPIPVARYQVRTSNEQGGLHVRRAPYDPRLIEIRFFDSQGIDIPVSKEKAIQQLFFREDYRRARIEEVGDLSFPYRVVDYYKEGFIDCIDTESIAKSNFKFVIDYGFSDASTIFPSVLEELGCHVVALNAHPDPARVKRTQEEMDQSLKQLSDIVVSLRADIGFMFDQEAERLFLVDEGGYILPDNLATAVMANLVSRCHPKATIAVPISVTRIIEKVTRGKVKRTKTTPRAIMEETESYMVSNGNGGFIFPQFQPAFDAMFASVKTLEFMSQLGVKLSKLVKAIPPFYCLHERIPCSWERKGAIMRMLMDMTKDKEVELVDGVKVKEGDDWALFLPDPDRPIFHIHAESSSIDKAKELADRYIVQIREH
- the smpB gene encoding SsrA-binding protein SmpB → MPQEIISLNRKAKKDYHILETYEAGVVLSGTEVKSLRAGRTDLSDSFGQVEKGEVFIYKWHISPYDFGNRYNLEPKRPRKLLLHRAEIKRLYGKVTERGFALIPLKLYFEKGRVKLELALARGKRAYDKREDLKRKVMEREMERTLKGSP